The following proteins are encoded in a genomic region of Kiritimatiellia bacterium:
- a CDS encoding DUF2177 family protein, with translation MTFIKRYAITFLLFLVLDSVWLGVISPRFYKAHIGSLLADPPLWGAALLFYLVFIAGLVFFAVSPGLRDASRARAAARGGFFGLVTYATFDLTNQAVIAGWPWIVTIVDLVWGSFICAATTLISVLVCRRLRGEL, from the coding sequence ATGACTTTCATCAAGCGGTACGCGATCACCTTCCTCCTCTTTCTTGTCCTGGACAGCGTCTGGCTGGGCGTCATTTCTCCGCGGTTCTACAAGGCGCACATCGGATCCCTGCTGGCCGATCCGCCCCTGTGGGGTGCGGCGCTGCTCTTTTACCTGGTGTTCATTGCCGGGCTCGTGTTCTTCGCCGTGTCGCCCGGGCTGCGCGACGCGTCGCGGGCCCGCGCCGCCGCGCGCGGCGGGTTCTTCGGCCTCGTGACCTACGCCACGTTCGACCTGACCAACCAGGCCGTGATCGCCGGCTGGCCGTGGATCGTCACGATCGTGGACCTTGTCTGGGGTTCGTTTATCTGCGCCGCGACGACGCTGATTTCCGTCCTCGTCTGCCGGCGGCTGCGCGGGGAATTGTAG